In Polaribacter sp. L3A8, a genomic segment contains:
- the lipB gene encoding lipoyl(octanoyl) transferase LipB gives MNRNILLQDLSVKDYKEAWDYQTELLQGIVDVKIANRKNEEKISTKNYFLFVEHPHVYTLGKSGHMSNLLLNEKQLAKKGATFYKINRGGDITYHGPGQIVGYPILDLENFFTDIHKYLRFLEEAIILTIAEYGIKAERSPGETGVWLDVGTPFARKICAMGIRSSRWVTMHGFALNANVNLGYFDNIIPCGIKGKAVTSMEAELNRKVDTEEVKTKILKHFKVLFEVEEFIK, from the coding sequence ATGAACAGAAACATACTACTACAAGACTTATCTGTAAAAGACTACAAAGAAGCCTGGGATTATCAAACTGAATTATTACAAGGAATTGTTGATGTTAAGATTGCTAATCGTAAGAATGAAGAAAAAATTTCTACAAAAAATTATTTTTTATTTGTAGAGCATCCGCATGTATATACTTTAGGTAAAAGTGGACACATGAGCAATTTATTACTTAATGAAAAGCAATTAGCAAAAAAAGGAGCTACTTTTTATAAAATTAATCGCGGTGGTGACATTACTTACCATGGTCCCGGACAAATTGTTGGCTACCCAATTTTAGATTTAGAAAATTTCTTTACAGATATTCATAAATACTTACGTTTTTTAGAAGAAGCAATTATTTTAACCATTGCCGAGTATGGAATAAAAGCAGAAAGAAGTCCTGGTGAAACAGGTGTTTGGTTAGATGTTGGCACTCCGTTTGCTCGTAAAATTTGCGCTATGGGAATCCGTTCTTCTAGATGGGTAACAATGCATGGTTTTGCATTAAATGCAAACGTAAATTTAGGCTATTTTGATAATATTATTCCCTGTGGAATTAAAGGAAAAGCAGTGACTTCTATGGAAGCTGAATTAAACAGAAAAGTAGACACAGAAGAAGTGAAAACTAAAATTTTAAAACACTTTAAAGTGCTTTTTGAAGTTGAAGAATTTATAAAATAA
- a CDS encoding nucleoid-associated protein — protein MIRKTKAEITKCILHKVANKFNSGQNVFSEDLIRFDQESYDLMKGFLLKPFGNLTQSYRFTNHEDVRLNEVNKFASEVFNDQESFVEYSKSIVNHLFEQSNSAQIKTGDVLVVYIEGIEYKDVLTEAIGVFKIENKVDFFQTYLDDNESFDVVVQKGISTKRIDKGCLVLNTSDAEGTVVLSVDNNNYDAQYWSKNFLSVKLADDYNSHTQNYLEMCKEFSEEVIKPELGMHQQGNFLANTVDYFKENEAVDYATFKDEVFEEEKHKEKFDEYKEHFEKLNDVLIRNNFDVSGVVLKKEKNKLKTEIKLDTNINIKLDVDAPEAASEYLERGYDEEKKMKFYKVYFNEEK, from the coding sequence ATGATAAGAAAAACCAAAGCAGAAATTACCAAATGTATTTTACATAAAGTTGCCAATAAGTTTAATAGCGGACAAAATGTTTTTTCTGAAGACTTAATTCGTTTCGATCAAGAAAGTTACGATTTAATGAAAGGTTTTTTATTAAAACCATTCGGAAACTTAACACAAAGCTACCGCTTTACCAATCATGAAGATGTACGTTTAAACGAGGTAAATAAATTTGCTTCAGAAGTTTTTAATGACCAAGAAAGTTTTGTAGAATACTCTAAAAGTATTGTAAACCATTTGTTTGAGCAGTCTAATTCTGCACAAATAAAAACAGGAGATGTACTTGTGGTTTATATAGAAGGTATAGAATATAAAGATGTTTTAACAGAAGCCATTGGTGTTTTTAAAATAGAAAATAAAGTAGACTTTTTTCAAACGTATTTAGACGATAATGAAAGTTTTGATGTGGTTGTTCAAAAAGGAATTTCTACCAAAAGAATAGACAAAGGGTGTTTGGTTTTAAATACATCAGATGCAGAAGGTACCGTTGTTTTGTCTGTAGATAACAACAATTACGATGCACAATATTGGTCTAAAAACTTTTTATCTGTAAAATTAGCAGACGATTATAATTCGCACACACAGAACTATTTAGAGATGTGTAAAGAATTCTCTGAAGAGGTAATTAAGCCAGAATTAGGGATGCACCAACAAGGAAATTTCTTAGCAAATACAGTAGATTATTTTAAAGAAAATGAAGCTGTAGATTATGCTACTTTTAAAGATGAGGTTTTTGAAGAAGAGAAGCATAAAGAAAAGTTTGACGAATACAAAGAGCATTTCGAAAAATTAAATGATGTGTTAATCCGTAATAATTTTGATGTTTCTGGAGTTGTTTTAAAGAAAGAAAAAAACAAGCTAAAAACAGAAATTAAGTTAGACACTAACATCAACATAAAACTAGATGTAGATGCACCAGAAGCGGCATCAGAATATTTAGAAAGAGGATATGATGAAGAGAAGAAAATGAAATTTTATAAAGTATATTTTAACGAAGAGAAATAA
- a CDS encoding ribonuclease HII, producing MLASNYSGFSLEAGTDEAGRGCLCGPVVAAAVILPKNFTHPFLNDSKQLSEKKREELRPFIEKNAIAFGVSFVWQEEVDEINVLQASITGMHRSIEMLKIEPEYIIVDGNKFKDYKDIPHKAIVKGDAKYLSIAAASVLAKTYRDEYMAKIHVEFPMYNWAKNKGYPTKEHRNGIREFGATKYHRKTFKLLPEQIKLKL from the coding sequence ATGTTAGCATCAAATTATAGTGGTTTTTCTTTAGAAGCCGGTACAGATGAAGCCGGTAGAGGCTGTTTATGCGGGCCAGTTGTAGCGGCGGCCGTAATTTTACCAAAAAATTTTACGCATCCTTTTTTAAATGATTCTAAGCAATTATCAGAAAAAAAGAGAGAAGAATTGCGTCCTTTTATAGAAAAAAATGCCATTGCATTTGGTGTTTCTTTTGTTTGGCAGGAAGAAGTAGACGAAATAAATGTACTACAAGCCTCTATAACTGGCATGCATAGATCTATAGAAATGCTAAAAATTGAGCCAGAATATATCATTGTAGACGGAAATAAGTTTAAAGATTATAAAGATATTCCACATAAAGCCATTGTAAAAGGAGATGCAAAATATTTGAGTATTGCCGCAGCTTCTGTACTTGCCAAAACGTATAGAGATGAGTATATGGCAAAGATTCATGTAGAATTCCCTATGTATAATTGGGCAAAAAATAAAGGGTATCCAACAAAAGAACACCGAAACGGAATACGAGAATTTGGTGCAACTAAATACCACAGAAAAACCTTTAAACTGTTACCAGAACAGATTAAATTAAAGTTATAA
- a CDS encoding putative porin translates to MNKFRLFLSILGFLVVSSLFSQRTFNPIQENNDFNSIENDSVRNTGEITVKLSGKTKYTDYKIFSHKRDTTYIDTTLTIQKDYKFNYLRTDNFELLAFHNQGQTFTNLGYNFSNLNFLPDIGFTAKQFSYLDIDEIKYYEVPTPTTEITYRTGLQQGQVLDAIFTVNFSPRLNVSLSYKGIRSLGAYRRSLASHGNFRGAFHYRTKENQYEIRGHITSQDFFNEESGGLPQAEIDKFESNDPDYTTRSYLDVNLDDAENDFEGRRVYFDHSYKLLSSKDTINKKDFSNLKVGHVFTTETKEYRFTQPTSTTTIFGDENSAGANNNLAKNTITNNELNLEFNSKYVLGKFKAKINITNYSYGYDTILNTNSNISKVKLEGSAISVGADWKAKIKNFHLNATGNLSPGSGRLSGTFLQGEALYKKDSLFAVKGSLLISSKSPNFNTLLHQSKYDDYNWQNDNLTSVNTRDLGFSFSSKWLNAGLNFTNIDNYTYFGEDNKPHQFDSQITYLKVKANKEIKYWKLALDNTVMYQNVSSGSSVFRVPELVTRNTLYYQDYWFKGKPMLVNIGATFNYFTKYKMNAYNPLLAEFTLQDTQEIGFPSVDVFFNAQVRRTRLYFKIDNVTSGFTSKNYYSAPNYPYRDFTVRFGLVWNWFI, encoded by the coding sequence ATGAACAAATTTCGATTATTCTTATCAATACTTGGTTTTCTTGTGGTTAGTTCTTTATTTTCACAAAGAACTTTTAACCCTATTCAAGAAAATAATGATTTTAATTCTATTGAAAATGACTCCGTAAGAAATACGGGAGAAATTACAGTAAAGTTATCTGGTAAAACAAAGTATACAGACTATAAAATATTTTCTCATAAAAGAGATACCACTTATATAGACACCACATTAACCATACAAAAGGATTATAAATTTAATTATTTAAGAACGGATAATTTTGAGTTATTAGCCTTTCATAATCAAGGGCAAACCTTTACCAATTTAGGGTATAATTTTAGCAATTTAAATTTTTTACCAGATATTGGTTTTACTGCAAAACAGTTTAGTTATTTAGATATTGATGAAATAAAATACTACGAAGTACCTACACCAACTACCGAAATTACCTACAGAACAGGATTGCAACAAGGGCAGGTTTTAGATGCCATTTTTACTGTAAACTTTTCGCCAAGATTAAATGTATCTCTTTCTTACAAAGGAATTCGTTCTTTGGGTGCTTACAGAAGATCTTTAGCAAGTCACGGTAACTTTAGAGGGGCTTTTCATTACAGAACCAAAGAAAACCAATACGAAATTCGTGGACATATAACTTCACAAGATTTCTTTAATGAAGAAAGTGGCGGATTACCACAGGCTGAAATTGATAAATTTGAAAGCAACGACCCTGACTATACTACTAGGTCTTATTTAGATGTAAATTTAGACGATGCTGAAAATGATTTTGAAGGTAGAAGAGTATATTTTGATCATAGTTATAAACTGTTGTCTAGCAAAGACACCATCAATAAAAAAGATTTTAGCAACCTAAAGGTTGGACATGTTTTTACTACAGAAACAAAAGAGTATCGTTTTACACAACCTACAAGTACTACAACTATTTTTGGTGATGAAAACTCTGCTGGTGCTAATAACAACCTAGCAAAAAACACCATTACAAATAACGAACTAAACTTAGAATTTAACTCTAAATACGTACTTGGTAAATTTAAAGCCAAAATAAATATTACCAATTATTCTTACGGATATGATACTATTTTAAACACAAATAGTAATATTTCCAAAGTTAAATTAGAGGGAAGTGCCATTTCTGTAGGTGCAGATTGGAAGGCAAAAATTAAAAACTTTCATTTAAATGCTACCGGAAATTTATCTCCTGGAAGCGGCAGATTGTCTGGCACCTTTTTACAAGGAGAGGCATTGTATAAAAAAGACAGTCTTTTTGCAGTAAAAGGAAGTTTATTAATTAGTTCTAAATCGCCCAACTTTAATACGCTATTACACCAAAGTAAATATGACGATTACAACTGGCAAAATGATAATCTTACGTCTGTTAATACAAGAGACCTAGGCTTCTCTTTTAGTTCTAAATGGCTAAATGCAGGTCTTAATTTTACTAATATTGACAACTACACTTATTTTGGTGAAGACAACAAACCGCATCAATTCGATAGCCAAATTACTTATTTAAAAGTAAAAGCGAACAAAGAAATTAAGTATTGGAAACTGGCTTTAGATAATACTGTAATGTACCAAAACGTTAGTAGTGGTAGCTCTGTTTTTAGAGTACCAGAATTGGTTACAAGAAACACATTATACTACCAAGACTACTGGTTTAAAGGAAAACCAATGTTGGTTAACATTGGGGCTACTTTTAATTATTTTACAAAGTATAAAATGAATGCCTACAACCCATTGTTAGCGGAGTTTACATTACAGGATACGCAAGAAATAGGTTTTCCTTCTGTAGATGTTTTCTTTAACGCACAAGTGCGAAGAACGCGCTTGTATTTTAAAATTGATAACGTAACTTCTGGCTTTACATCAAAGAACTACTACTCAGCACCTAATTATCCGTATAGAGATTTTACTGTTCGTTTTGGATTGGTTTGGAACTGGTTTATTTAA
- a CDS encoding GNAT family N-acetyltransferase yields the protein MIVSAVLSDAKQLTEVALKSKAFWGYSKELIEGWRNDLTVTSTTIKSCNVFKFMVADVVVGFYVLNNPKEDLVKLKMLFVLPKFIGKGIGKKLLTHALKKATISKAKTIELVADPNAIPFYTSQGFIEKDQIGSAISGRFLSLMQKNLKQ from the coding sequence ATGATTGTTTCTGCTGTTCTTTCGGATGCAAAACAACTCACTGAGGTTGCGTTAAAATCGAAAGCATTTTGGGGTTATTCTAAAGAATTGATAGAAGGTTGGAGAAACGATTTAACGGTAACATCTACTACCATAAAAAGTTGCAACGTGTTTAAATTTATGGTTGCAGATGTAGTAGTTGGTTTTTACGTTTTAAATAACCCGAAAGAAGATTTAGTTAAATTAAAAATGTTATTTGTTTTACCTAAATTTATAGGAAAAGGTATCGGGAAAAAATTATTAACTCATGCTTTAAAAAAAGCAACAATTTCTAAAGCAAAAACAATAGAGTTGGTTGCAGATCCTAATGCAATTCCTTTTTATACATCTCAGGGTTTTATAGAAAAAGATCAAATAGGGAGTGCTATTTCTGGTCGTTTTTTGTCTTTAATGCAAAAAAATTTAAAACAATAG
- the nhaC gene encoding Na+/H+ antiporter NhaC — MPEDKNLSEINIEDQKIIENKELSLFESLIPVVILMGLLAYNIFFVDGQEWFGAFTNQYILLIGGLIAATVGFFNKVTITTMISEVWENWKSVFVPIMILFLVGALAGTWLVSGIIPAMVYYGLQVLSPEIFLPASVIIAAIISIATGSSWTTSATVGIALVGIGSALGIPTGMIAGAVISGAYFGDKMSPLSDTTNLAPAMAGTDLFTHIKYMSYTTVPTIIVTLIVFAILSATIDTTGTADISNLLATIDHTFHISSWLFLVPGIVIAMILLKTKPLIALGTGILLAAVFAFIFQGDLLDSLSDSKFQSIINAILTDVSIETDNDKLSELFSSGGMNGMIWTILLIVCAMVFGGVMDAIGALAKITKGLLSVASSVFGLFASTVISCLGLNAIASDQYLAIVIPGKMFKKAYEDKGLAPENLSRTLEDSGTVTSVLIPWNTCGAYQSTVLGVSVADYAIYAVFNYLSPFTTLLFAALNIKIRQLVKK; from the coding sequence ATGCCAGAAGACAAGAATCTTTCAGAAATTAATATTGAAGATCAAAAAATTATAGAAAACAAAGAATTAAGCCTCTTTGAATCTTTAATTCCGGTTGTAATTTTAATGGGATTGTTGGCATATAATATCTTTTTTGTGGATGGTCAAGAATGGTTTGGGGCATTTACTAATCAATATATTCTATTAATTGGAGGTCTAATTGCAGCAACTGTAGGTTTTTTTAATAAAGTTACTATAACTACAATGATTTCTGAAGTTTGGGAAAATTGGAAAAGTGTTTTTGTACCCATTATGATTCTTTTTTTAGTAGGTGCATTAGCAGGTACTTGGTTAGTGAGTGGTATTATTCCGGCAATGGTTTATTATGGATTACAAGTTTTAAGTCCAGAAATATTTTTACCAGCATCTGTAATTATTGCTGCCATAATTTCGATTGCAACAGGTAGTTCTTGGACCACCTCTGCCACCGTTGGTATAGCTCTAGTGGGTATTGGAAGTGCTTTGGGTATTCCTACGGGGATGATTGCCGGAGCTGTAATTTCTGGCGCTTATTTTGGAGATAAAATGTCGCCTCTTTCTGATACAACAAATTTAGCACCAGCAATGGCAGGTACAGATTTGTTTACCCATATAAAATACATGTCTTATACAACAGTGCCTACTATTATCGTTACATTAATTGTATTTGCTATTTTAAGCGCAACCATAGATACAACGGGTACTGCAGATATTAGTAATTTATTAGCAACTATAGACCATACATTTCATATTTCTTCTTGGTTATTTTTGGTTCCTGGTATTGTTATAGCGATGATTTTGTTAAAAACAAAACCATTAATAGCTTTGGGTACAGGTATTCTTTTAGCCGCAGTTTTTGCATTTATTTTTCAAGGAGATCTTTTAGACAGTTTATCTGATTCTAAATTTCAATCTATTATAAATGCTATTTTAACAGATGTTAGTATAGAAACTGATAATGATAAATTATCAGAATTATTTTCTTCAGGTGGCATGAATGGAATGATCTGGACTATTTTATTAATTGTTTGCGCTATGGTCTTTGGAGGAGTTATGGATGCCATTGGAGCATTAGCAAAAATTACGAAAGGGTTGTTATCTGTTGCAAGTTCAGTTTTTGGTTTGTTTGCGAGTACCGTTATTAGTTGTTTAGGATTAAATGCAATTGCATCAGATCAATATTTGGCAATTGTAATTCCAGGTAAAATGTTTAAAAAAGCCTATGAAGATAAAGGTTTAGCTCCAGAAAATTTAAGTAGAACTTTAGAAGATTCTGGGACTGTAACTTCGGTTTTAATTCCTTGGAATACTTGTGGGGCTTATCAATCTACCGTACTAGGAGTTTCTGTAGCAGATTATGCTATTTATGCTGTTTTTAATTATTTAAGTCCTTTTACAACCCTATTATTTGCAGCATTAAATATTAAGATTAGACAGTTGGTAAAAAAATAA
- a CDS encoding aminotransferase class I/II-fold pyridoxal phosphate-dependent enzyme, whose translation MKFKPADKIQDLQYFGEFGGVNPSISDSSTYTFISAKTMFDTFEGNADGCYLYSRHSSPSNLYLGEALAAMEGTEVANVSASGMGAITPVLLQLVNAGEHIVSSRTIYGGTYAFLKNFIPKFNIRTTFVDITNLAVVEASITAKTKVLYCESVSNPLLEVADIAGLAALAKKYSLKLVVDNTFSPLSISPTKLGADVVIHSLTKFINGSSDTVGGVVCGTQEFINDLRNVNSGASMLLGSTMDSLRASSILKNMRTLHLRMKQHSFNAAFLAEKFEADGLKTVYPGLSSHPSHVLFKEIMNVEYGFGGVLTIDVGSLEKANELMELMQHENLGYLAVSLGFYKTLFSASSSSTSSEIPKEEQVEMGLSDGLIRFSIGLDNDIARTYKAMKLCMIKVGIL comes from the coding sequence ATGAAATTTAAACCTGCAGATAAAATTCAAGATTTACAATATTTCGGAGAGTTTGGTGGCGTAAATCCATCCATTTCAGATTCCTCTACCTATACATTTATATCAGCAAAAACCATGTTTGATACTTTTGAAGGAAATGCAGATGGTTGTTATTTATATTCAAGGCATTCATCCCCCTCAAACCTATATTTAGGAGAAGCTTTGGCTGCTATGGAAGGTACAGAAGTTGCAAATGTTTCAGCATCTGGTATGGGTGCCATTACCCCTGTTTTATTGCAATTGGTAAATGCAGGAGAACATATTGTTTCTAGCAGAACCATTTACGGAGGAACCTATGCGTTTTTAAAAAATTTCATCCCAAAATTTAATATTAGAACCACTTTTGTAGACATTACAAATTTGGCTGTTGTAGAAGCTTCTATTACAGCCAAAACAAAAGTTTTGTATTGCGAATCTGTAAGTAATCCGCTTTTAGAAGTAGCAGATATTGCAGGTTTAGCTGCGTTGGCAAAAAAATACAGTTTAAAATTAGTGGTAGATAATACGTTTTCTCCATTATCAATTTCGCCAACAAAATTAGGAGCAGACGTTGTAATACATAGTTTAACAAAATTTATTAATGGTTCTTCGGATACTGTTGGTGGTGTAGTTTGTGGTACACAAGAATTTATCAACGATTTACGAAATGTAAATAGCGGAGCTAGTATGTTATTAGGTTCTACAATGGATAGTTTAAGAGCTTCATCGATCTTAAAAAATATGAGAACGCTGCATCTTAGAATGAAACAGCACAGTTTTAATGCCGCTTTTTTAGCAGAAAAATTTGAGGCAGATGGATTGAAAACAGTGTATCCTGGTTTGTCATCTCATCCTTCTCATGTACTTTTTAAAGAAATAATGAATGTAGAATATGGTTTTGGAGGGGTCTTAACGATAGATGTTGGTTCTTTAGAGAAAGCCAATGAATTAATGGAGTTAATGCAGCATGAAAACTTGGGGTATTTAGCGGTGAGCTTGGGCTTTTACAAGACTTTGTTTTCTGCTTCTAGTAGTTCTACTTCATCAGAAATACCTAAGGAAGAGCAAGTAGAAATGGGGCTTTCAGATGGCTTAATTCGGTTTTCTATTGGTTTAGATAATGATATTGCAAGAACATATAAAGCAATGAAATTATGTATGATTAAAGTAGGAATTTTATAG
- a CDS encoding Lrp/AsnC family transcriptional regulator: protein MALDSTDKKLINLLQEDSKQTTKQLSLQLNLSVTAVYERIKKLENQNVIEKYVAIINKNKIDKSFLVLCHLKLIQHSKEYVTTFEREILKLEEVSECFHVSGDYDYILKIYVKDMETYRNFMVTKLTAIKYIGSTHSIFAIEQVKNTTAINL, encoded by the coding sequence ATGGCATTAGATTCTACCGATAAAAAACTCATCAATCTATTACAAGAAGACAGTAAACAAACCACAAAACAGTTATCTCTTCAATTAAATTTATCTGTTACGGCTGTTTATGAACGTATCAAAAAATTAGAAAACCAAAATGTGATTGAAAAGTACGTGGCCATCATCAATAAAAATAAAATTGATAAGTCTTTTTTAGTTTTGTGTCATCTAAAACTGATTCAACATTCTAAAGAATATGTAACTACTTTTGAGCGTGAAATTTTAAAATTAGAGGAAGTATCAGAATGTTTTCATGTTAGTGGAGATTATGACTATATTCTAAAAATTTACGTAAAGGATATGGAAACTTATAGAAATTTTATGGTTACAAAATTAACTGCCATAAAGTATATTGGCAGTACACATAGTATCTTTGCTATTGAGCAAGTTAAAAACACAACCGCTATAAACTTATAA
- a CDS encoding CPBP family intramembrane glutamic endopeptidase, which yields MQTTRCKFFELLLIFVLIPISFAFNYSPILKLIIGLVGFTYITYVLFKVEKIKFRIEKNINWKNFWTTTLIKFLIIALITTSFVWFTDKENLFTVMLNKPGLWILILLFYTFFSVYPQELLYRTFFFKRYKNLFKNESLFILVNALLFSAAHLMFRNTLVLFLTFIGGILFAITYNKTKSTLLVSIEHSIYGCWLFTVGMGNMLGFPS from the coding sequence ATGCAAACTACTCGTTGTAAATTTTTTGAACTTTTATTAATTTTTGTGCTAATTCCAATAAGTTTTGCTTTCAATTATTCTCCTATCTTAAAATTGATTATTGGGCTTGTAGGTTTTACTTATATTACTTACGTACTTTTTAAGGTTGAAAAAATTAAATTTAGAATTGAGAAAAACATCAACTGGAAAAATTTTTGGACAACTACATTGATAAAATTTTTAATTATTGCCCTTATTACCACTTCTTTTGTTTGGTTTACTGATAAAGAAAACCTTTTTACCGTGATGTTAAACAAACCTGGTTTATGGATTTTAATCTTACTTTTTTACACTTTCTTTTCGGTGTATCCACAAGAGCTTTTGTATAGAACTTTCTTTTTTAAGCGATATAAAAATCTGTTTAAAAACGAAAGCTTATTTATACTTGTAAACGCCCTTTTATTTTCTGCTGCACATCTAATGTTTAGAAATACACTTGTATTATTTTTAACCTTTATTGGCGGAATTTTATTTGCAATAACCTACAACAAAACAAAATCTACACTTTTAGTTTCTATAGAACATAGTATTTATGGTTGTTGGTTATTTACGGTTGGCATGGGCAATATGCTTGGTTTTCCATCTTAA
- a CDS encoding DUF3857 domain-containing protein, protein MKRIIYLPLLVSLFSIVSSFSQKTNYAALLIPSDLKENANAVIRDNSVVITLDDVDEMIVHKTKVITILNKLGNRYATTYEGYDDNTKITELSTVIYDAFGNQIKKYKERDFIDVSAVDGGTLYSDSRVKYLEYTPVSYPYTIVFESEYKTSSTGYLPNWYPINGYFVSIEKSSYVLKNPLKIKFNKKEKNFKGYTIENSNTDYELHVILKNQPAVEYEENSVSSNDILPKLMVVPQNFQTDNVPGSYSNWKELGVWMNDSILFGKSDLGEATKLKVLSLVEGVEDPIEKAKIVYAFMQSKTRYISVQVGIGGIQPIAANEVDRVSYGDCKGLTNYTKALLDVVGVQSNYVHVEANRDDKVSFDTNFASLAQGNHVILNIPNKGNDIWLECTSQTIPFGFLGDFTDDRNVLVMTPEGGVIKRTPAYKNETNLQELKGKIQLEKNGSLTASLNRVSKGIQYDDKSFYENLSKEELTKKYKSNVWSYNNNLEIDALDLLNDKENVVFKEDLKVSIKNYASVNEQEYLFRVNVFNRNSFIPKRYRSRKLPLKISRGYKDVDQYEIKIPEGYVLGVLPPEKVISSKFGTYKVTFTKVDDTVFKYYKTMMIKEGVYAKEDYKTYRSFRRSIAKYENLRIALTLK, encoded by the coding sequence ATGAAAAGAATCATTTATCTCCCCTTATTAGTATCCTTATTTTCAATAGTATCCTCTTTTAGTCAAAAAACAAATTACGCTGCATTATTAATTCCTTCGGATTTAAAAGAAAATGCAAACGCTGTCATTAGAGATAATTCTGTAGTTATTACGCTAGATGATGTTGATGAAATGATTGTACACAAAACAAAAGTTATTACTATTTTAAATAAACTAGGTAATCGCTATGCTACTACGTACGAAGGGTATGATGATAATACAAAGATTACCGAACTTTCAACCGTTATTTACGATGCTTTTGGTAATCAAATAAAGAAATACAAAGAAAGAGATTTTATAGATGTTAGTGCTGTAGATGGCGGAACGCTTTATTCTGACTCTAGAGTAAAGTATTTAGAATATACACCTGTTTCTTATCCGTATACAATTGTATTCGAATCTGAGTATAAAACATCATCAACAGGTTATCTTCCAAATTGGTATCCGATTAATGGCTATTTTGTGTCCATTGAAAAAAGTAGTTATGTTCTTAAAAATCCATTAAAAATAAAGTTTAATAAGAAAGAAAAGAACTTTAAGGGGTATACTATAGAAAATAGCAATACAGATTATGAATTACACGTTATCTTAAAAAATCAACCAGCGGTTGAATATGAAGAAAATAGTGTTTCTTCTAATGATATTCTGCCAAAACTAATGGTTGTTCCTCAAAATTTTCAAACAGATAATGTACCAGGAAGTTATTCTAATTGGAAAGAATTAGGTGTTTGGATGAATGATAGTATTTTATTTGGAAAGTCAGATTTAGGTGAGGCAACCAAATTAAAGGTTTTAAGTTTAGTAGAAGGAGTAGAAGATCCTATTGAAAAAGCAAAAATTGTGTATGCTTTTATGCAAAGTAAAACGCGTTATATAAGTGTACAAGTTGGTATTGGAGGTATTCAGCCTATAGCAGCAAACGAAGTAGACAGGGTTAGTTATGGAGACTGTAAAGGTTTAACTAATTATACAAAAGCGCTTTTAGATGTAGTTGGCGTTCAATCTAATTACGTTCATGTAGAGGCAAATAGAGATGATAAAGTTTCTTTTGATACTAATTTTGCATCTTTAGCTCAAGGAAATCATGTTATTCTAAATATACCTAATAAAGGTAATGATATTTGGTTAGAATGTACTAGCCAAACAATTCCCTTTGGTTTTTTAGGAGATTTTACAGATGATAGAAATGTGTTGGTAATGACACCAGAAGGCGGAGTTATAAAAAGAACACCAGCTTATAAAAACGAAACCAATCTTCAAGAGTTAAAAGGGAAAATTCAATTAGAAAAAAACGGAAGTTTAACCGCGAGTTTAAATAGAGTGTCTAAAGGGATTCAATATGATGATAAATCTTTTTATGAAAATTTATCAAAAGAAGAACTTACAAAAAAATACAAGTCTAACGTTTGGAGTTATAATAACAATCTAGAAATTGATGCTTTAGATTTATTAAATGATAAGGAGAATGTAGTTTTTAAAGAAGATTTAAAAGTATCCATTAAAAACTATGCTTCTGTAAATGAACAAGAATATTTGTTTAGGGTAAATGTTTTTAATAGAAACAGTTTTATTCCTAAAAGATACAGAAGTAGAAAATTACCATTAAAAATTTCTAGAGGATATAAGGATGTTGATCAGTATGAAATTAAAATTCCTGAAGGCTATGTTTTGGGTGTTTTACCACCAGAAAAAGTGATTTCTTCAAAATTCGGAACCTATAAAGTTACGTTTACAAAAGTAGATGATACTGTTTTTAAGTATTATAAAACAATGATGATTAAAGAGGGTGTTTATGCTAAAGAAGACTATAAAACTTACAGAAGTTTTAGGCGAAGTATTGCTAAGTATGAAAATTTGAGAATTGCTCTTACCTTAAAATAA